A genomic window from Triticum urartu cultivar G1812 chromosome 7, Tu2.1, whole genome shotgun sequence includes:
- the LOC125524301 gene encoding transcription elongation factor 1 homolog produces the protein MGKRKSAAKPPPKKRMDKLDTVFSCPFCNHGSSVECRIDMKNLIGEANCRICQESFSTTVNALTEPIDIYSEWIDECERVNTVEDDDGA, from the exons ATGGGGAAGAGAAAGTCAGCTGCTAAGCCACCCCCTAAGAAGCGGATGGACAAGCTCGACACGGTCTTTTCCTGCCCGTTCTGCAATCACGGGAGCAGTGTTGAATGCCGAAT TGATATGAAGAATCTGATTGGTGAGGCAAATTGTCGAATCTGCCAGGAAAGCTTCAGCACAACCGTAAACG CGCTGACTGAGCCTATtgatat ATACAGCGAATGGATCGATGAGTGCGAGCGCGTCAACACTGTCGAAGATGATGATGGTGCATGA
- the LOC125521349 gene encoding pentatricopeptide repeat-containing protein At5g39710-like has protein sequence MAAARQAAGASGSHHQHPVQHAHLAALLNPTPRTPPLPSPLRRRHLPLSPQAASRLAASFPPLPLLLALLSALRLLPSPPPPRPFDALIRAYASLPSPSLAAAALAFARSAGYAPSLPAYNAVLLALSDASLASARRFLEGSMLRAGVAPNVYTYNILVRALCARGRREEALAAVVDGDMRAAGCAPNAVTYNTLVAAFCRAGDVGGAERLVAAMREAGVRPSLVTFNTVVNGMCKAGRMEDARKVFDGMAREGLAPDGVSYNTLVSGYCKSGCLHEALTVFSEMSQKGVAPDVVTFTSLIHAMCSAGNLERAVALVGQMKERGLRMNEIAFTALIDGFCKNGFLDDALLAVKEMRECRIKPSVVCYNALINGYCKLGRMEEAGQLVDEMEAKGVKPDVVTYSTILSGYCKIGDTDSAFELNRKMVKKGVVPDAITYSSLIRGLCEEKKLGDACELFEKMLQLGLQPDEFTYTTLIDGHCKEGDVEKALSLHDEMIKKGVLPDVVTYSVLIDGLSKSARTKEAQRLLFKLYYEDPVPDNIKYEALMRCCRKAEFKSVVALLKGFSMKGLMNEADKVYQSMLDRDWKLDGSVYGVLIHGHCRGGNVLKALNFHKKMLQCGFPPNSTSTISLVRGLFEEGMTVEADTVIQELLNCCSLADAETSKALIDLNRKEGNVDAVVDVLRGMTRDGLLPSSG, from the coding sequence ATGGCGGCCGCGCGGCAAGCGGCGGGCGCCTCCGGCAGCCACCACCAGCACCCGGTGCAGCACGCGCACCTCGCGGCGCTCCTCAACCCGACCCCGCGCACGCCGCCCCTCCCGTCCCCGCTCCGCCGGCGCCACCTCCCGCTCTCGCCCCAGGCCGCCTCCCGCCTCGCGGCCTCCTTCCCGCCGTTGCCGCTCCTCCTCGCCCTGCTCTCGGCGCTCCGCCTCCTCCCGTCCCCGCCACCACCGCGGCCCTTCGATGCGCTCATCAGGGCCTACGCCTCCCTCCCCTCCCCGTCCCTCGCCGCCGCAGCGCTCGCGTTCGCCAGGTCGGCGGGCTACGCCCCCTCCCTCCCCGCCTACAACGCCGTGCTCCTCGCGCTCTCCGACGCCTCGCTCGCCTCCGCGCGGCGCTTCCTCGAGGGCTCCATGCTCCGAGCCGGCGTGGCCCCCAACGTGTACACCTACAACATCCTCGTCCGCGCGCTCTGCGCCCGCGGCCGCCGAGAGGAGGCGCTCGCCGCCGTCGTGGACGGCGACATGCGCGCCGCGGGGTGCGCGCCCAACGCCGTCACCTACAACACGCTCGTCGCCGCGTTCTGCAGGGCCGGGGACGTGGGCGGTGCGGAGAGGCTCGTCGCCGCGATGCGTGAGGCCGGCGTGAGGCCGAGCCTGGTGACGTTCAACACGGTGGTGAACGGGATGTGCAAGGCGGGGAGGATGGAGGACGCCCGCAAGGTGTTCGACGGAATGGCGAGGGAGGGATTGGCCCCCGATGGGGTCAGTTATAACACCTTGGTGAGTGGGTACTGCAAGTCAGGCTGCCTGCATGAGGCACTGACGGTGTTCTCGGAGATGTCTCAGAAAGGGGTCGCGCCAGATGTTGTGACGTTCACGTCGCTTATCCACGCGATGTGCAGTGCTGGGAACTTGGAGCGGGCAGTTGCCCTGGTGGGGCAGATGAAGGAGAGGGGCCTCCGGATGAATGAGATCGCTTTCACAGCACTGATAGACGGGTTCTGCAAGAACGGGTTCTTGGATGACGCATTGCTCGCAGTGAAGGAGATGAGGGAGTGCAGGATCAAGCCTTCGGTAGTGTGCTACAATGCGCTTATCAATGGTTACTGCAAGTTAGGAAGAATGGAAGAAGCGGGGCAGTTAGTCGATGAAATGGAGGCTAAAGGAGTGAAGCCTGACGTCGTTACATATAGTACAATTCTCAGTGGGTACTGTAAGATTGGTGATACAGATTCTGCATTTGAATTGAACCGGAAAATGGTGAAAAAAGGTGTGGTTCCAGATGCAATCACCTACTCATCGCTCATAAGGGGTCTTTGCGAGGAGAAAAAACTTGGTGATGCATGTGAACTCTTTGAGAAGATGCTTCAACTCGGCCTACAGCCTGATGAATTTACTTATACAACGCTGATTGATGGCCATTGCAAGGAGGGGGATGTTGAGAAAGCTCTTTCTCTGCACGATGAGATGATAAAGAAAGGAGTTCTCCCTGATGTTGTGACATACAGTGTGCTTATAGATGGGCTTAGCAAGTCAGCACGTACAAAGGAAGCACAACGGTTACTCTTTAAGCTGTACTACGAAGACCCTGTTCCAGACAATATTAAATATGAGGCCCTGATGCGTTGTTGCAGGAAAGCTGAGTTTAAGAGCGTGGTGGCTCTTCTTAAGGGATTTTCCATGAAAGGCTTGATGAATGAAGCTGACAAAGTTTACCAGTCAATGTTGGACAGAGATTGGAAGCTGGATGGTTCAGTGTATGGTGTACTCATTCATGGGCATTGTCGGGGAGGAAATGTTCTGAAGGCTCTCAACTTCCATAAGAAAATGCTGCAGTGTGGTTTTCCTCCTAATTCAACaagcaccatttcattggttAGGGGCCTATTTGAAGAGGGGATGACTGTCGAAGCGGATACCGTGATTCAGGAGTTGCTGAATTGCTGTTCGCTAGCAGATGCAGAAACATCGAAGGCTCTTATTGATCTCAATCGGAAAGAAGGTAACGTGGACGCTGTGGTTGATGTCCTCCGTGGCATGACAAGGGATGGGCTACTTCCAAGCTCAGGGTGA
- the LOC125521350 gene encoding GDSL esterase/lipase At5g45910-like, translating to MSIGIARVAATALFSCCCLMVALPATAAAARSGGSSGPLYNAIFNFGDSGSDAGNLCVDGRPGPASLLGIFTRLPYGVTYFGKPTCRCSDGRVNIDFLARAFGLPFPLPSKAPRKDFQRGANMAIIGGTVLDYSNASLKFTAYDGSMNTQIDNFQQLLPSICGTQQSCKMYLAKSLFVFQLGENDYSIQLVNGSTVDEASKNIPRTVNTIISGVEKLMTLGAVDIVVSNIALMGCFPFYLSMFESSNKSDYDKYGCLRNHNALFKRHNSFLQSSLPKLQKKHPHARIMYADLASHIYQIVQDPRKFGFETAFMSCCGKAGAPHRFDLFTLCGMDGSSVCHDPASHLLWDGMHLSDTANRRIAEGWLSGPYCHPPILQ from the exons ATGAGCATAGGCATTGCCCGAGTTGCGGCGACCGCTCTCTTCTCATGCTGCTGCCTGATGGTTGCACTTCCAGCTACCGCTGCTGCGGCCAGATCAGGTGGCAGCAGTGGACCGCTGTACAACGCCATCTTCAACTTCGGCGATTCGGGGTCCGATGCCGGTAACTTATGTGTTGATGGCCGGCCCGGGCCTGCCAGCCTGTTGGGCATTTTCACCCGTCTCCCCTACGGTGTCACCTATTTCGGGAAGCCCACTTGCCGGTGCAGCGATGGCCGGGTTAACATCGACTTCCTGG CGCGAGCGTTCGGGCTGCCATTCCCCCTGCCATCCAAGGCGCCCCGCAAGGACTTCCAGCGAGGGGCGAACATGGCCATCATCGGCGGCACCGTACTTGACTACAGCAACGCCAGCCTCAAGTTCACTGCCTACGACGGCTCCATGAACACCCAGATCGACAATTTCCAACAATTGTTGCCTTCAATCTGTGGAACACAGCAGA GTTGCAAGATGTATTTGGCCAAATCCCTGTTTGTGTTTCAGTTGGGGGAGAATGACTACAGCATCCAGCTGGTGAATGGATCCACGGTAGACGAGGCCAGCAAGAACATACCCAGAACAGTGAACACCATCATATCTGGTGTGGAG AAATTAATGACACTCGGCGCAGTTGAcattgtggtgtcaaacatcgctcTGATGGGTTGCTTTCCATTTTACCTGAGCATGTTCGAGAGCTCCAACAAAAGTGACTATGACAAGTACGGCTGCCTGAGAAACCACAACGCGTTGTTCAAAAGGCACAACTCTTTCCTCCAGAGCAGCCTCCCAAAGCTTCAAAAGAAGCATCCACACGCACGGATCATGTATGCCGACCTCGCAAGCCACATCTACCAAATAGTGCAAGATCCCAGAAAATTCG GCTTTGAGACTGCCTTCATGAGCTGTTGCGGAAAGGCCGGTGCACCGCATAGATTTGATCTGTTCACCTTGTGCGGGATGGATGGCTCGAGCGTTTGCCATGACCCAGCGAGCCACCTCCTCTGGGATGGAATGCACCTGAGCGACACCGCTAACAGACGGATTGCCGAGGGCTGGCTCAGCGGCCCGTACTGCCACCCACCGATTCTGCAGTGA